A DNA window from Actinomycetota bacterium contains the following coding sequences:
- the ssb gene encoding single-stranded DNA-binding protein — translation MANDNQVTLIGNITDDPELRYTPSGTPVASFTVAINRRVRDQASGEWKDGDTSFFKCNVWRQQAENVAESLTKGTRVIVVGQLRTRSWETPEGQKRSVTEVEVDHTGPALQWATAQVSKTARNDRVPEFVGANGNGSSDNASDEEPPF, via the coding sequence ATGGCGAACGACAATCAGGTCACCCTCATCGGCAACATCACCGACGACCCGGAGCTGAGGTACACGCCCAGCGGCACTCCGGTGGCGTCGTTCACGGTGGCGATCAACCGGCGCGTCCGCGACCAGGCCAGCGGTGAGTGGAAGGACGGCGACACGTCCTTTTTCAAGTGCAACGTCTGGCGGCAGCAGGCCGAGAACGTCGCGGAGTCGCTCACCAAGGGCACGCGCGTGATCGTGGTCGGGCAGCTGCGGACGCGGTCGTGGGAGACGCCCGAGGGCCAGAAGCGCTCGGTCACGGAGGTCGAGGTGGACCACACCGGCCCTGCCCTCCAGTGGGCCACGGCGCAGGTGAGCAAGACCGCCCGCAACGACCGGGTCCCCGAGTTCGTGGGAGCCAACGGCAACGGGTCGTCCGACAACGCGTCCGACGAGGAGCCACCGTTCTGA